A segment of the Daphnia pulex isolate KAP4 chromosome 10, ASM2113471v1 genome:
GCCATCTTGCAGGAAGATGGAAATTTCGTCATCTACAAAAGTGACAAGGGTGGCCAGGCTGAATTTGCGACGGGCACTGGTGAAGGTGCCAATCAAGTCCAATTGCGCAACGATGGCCACATCACGGTCATAGACAAGTCCAAGCCGGAAAGTCCTTTGTGGAAGAGTCGCAGGAATGCGGAAGGAGGTGATTGCTTCCTCATCATGCAGGACGATGGAAATCTGGTGGGCTACAAGGGGACGAACGATACGAGTCCTTCCAATGCTTATTTTTCCGCTCAGAATCTGAACCTGTAACCAGAATAACGACATTAGTAAATATAGTTCCTAGAGTGACAAGAGTGTTAAGCAATAGGCACCTACTGGGTTGTATAAGACTTGAAAGCGAATAAACCTTAATTGAATGTATACTCTTATTTCCTCTGTGTAGTTTTGGATTTAGGAGTTAACAAGCTAGGACAGAAAAATAAGCCAGCCTGATGATAAAAATAAGCTTTTAAACATGCTACGCTTAGAGTAAAActtatcaatttcaaaacaggaaatactttttttaagaCACTATCAGGTGCTGATAAATCAGTGTAGGGAGGTGTGTGTAAGATGTGGCAATTGGCTGTAATATAAGGTGTTTTGAATTTCACTATTTGACGTGTTAAATGATAACGACGTGTCTCCTGTCAGTAAAATGGACGTAAATGCGTTACCTAAAATATTAGAACGTGAAATCTGTACGAATTCAAGAAGCAGATGAATCTCAAATAATTATGAAACTCACCTTTTTGTAGTTATTTCTCGACTTTGATATCCAAACACTGCACAAAcctacaaaaaataaaagctaaaatgaatagaaaattcaaacttctgtattaaaaaaaacgaagacgATACAAAACAAATGTGGAGTAgtattaaataaaagaattacgGCACTTATCCGGCGATTAAAGCTGCAGAAGATAGTCGGTCAGTTCTTCGGCATCCGGTGGGTTGGCGTTAAGTAGTTGACACACATTTTTCAATGTCTCTACGTCGTACATTGCGGCCAATTTACCAAGTTGATGGCCACCGTCAGTCGTTTTTAACGATCCGGTGTAaaggaaatttagaaaattcttGACAATCTCGACATCGAATTCTGCTTCGATTATGACAATAGACTTTTCAGTGTATCTGATTTTGCTAAAAGATGCATTCAGGACAGGACTCCGGGCGCATAGAATAACTCGGTGGGCTTCCATCACTTTAACAGTTCCGACAATAATTTCGACATCCGTCAACTTTTGGTTTGTTGCTGCCATCCAAAAATCTGTCGGCCAAGCGTCGTCCATCATCTCGTAGTTATAGTTGCTGATCGTACACATTGTTTTGATGTCGAGGTTGAAGTCAATGAATTTTGAGGTgagagaaattgaattataccACATGTTGAAGCGTAAAAGTACTTTTgcgttttcttttgatttcttcgcTTCCAACTTAACCATAAGTCGGTTATTCTTCAGTTGGCAATAAATATCTTCAACTTTCAAGCCGAATTTTCGATGCTTGGCGCATGTAAAATGAATCCCAGGTTTACTGATACAGCTTTCACCGAAATTCCCAGTGACGTAAGCGAAAaacaattcttcttttttatattccatTATACACTTAGGTATTCCGGATTCAGTAAACCGCAAAGCGCATCTAAAAGTGGGCGTAGTTcgatcaaaaattatttctgtatCTATATCCGGCCTATGAAGTatgaaaacaatgaaaaaacagATTAAAATACAcgaaaccaaataaataaaagaaatattacatgattttggaagaagaatttgGTGCTTCAACTCCGTTATTTAAAATGTCCATGACTTTTACCATCTGCATGGCCTCAATTTTCTTCAGTGCAACTTGGCATAAACCAGACAGAGCCAGCAGCCCGTACTTGTTGGCTAACTTGAGCAATTCTTCATCTGCCAACGTTCCCATTGGCTCTCCCGTGTAAACAAAGTGAAGAAACTTCTTCACAGTTGAAGGTTCCACTCCATCAATCCGGATCTGATGAGGAACGTCTTTTACCGGTTGTACCTTCTCAAATTCGTCTGCAAACACTCGACTGCGAGCAGCAAGAATGGCTTTGTGAACGGGAAATGTCTTGTTTTTCACGACAAATTCAACGTCCGCTAAATGTCTTTGAATTTTCAGAGCAGCCCATAATTGATCCTTGGCAAGACGATCAGACAGTCGATAGGAATAGCCATAGGTTGAATAGCAGGAAATAACTCCTTCGATGATTattcgaaaagaaaacgtgCAATTTCCAACAATCTTCTTGTCAAGTGGAGTTTTAAATAGCTGCAAACTTCCTCCATCGCCGATGTTCTCCTTTGTCATTGGCTTGATGATTACAGGTCCTGTGCTACTACCTTGAATTTGGTACGTTACTTCTTCCACTTTCATCCCGATTTTGCCGAGATCAATTgccatgaaaaacaaaatgggtgaTTTGGCGTGATTCTTCAACCCCACACGGAATACTCGTTCACCTCGAAACAGAATCATTTTCGATGCAATTGTTATTGCCGTTTGTTCCTCGACATTTTCCAGGATCCACTCGTACGGCACAATCACTTTCGGGGTACTAATCGAATCCAATGTCATGGTGACGTACTTCACAAAACTGGTgaaaatatagaaaacaaCTTTGTCAAttcttattgaaaaaaataaaattaatagatCGACTCaccataaaataagaattaacaAGAATctcaaaaacagaaatgttacacgttgaaaaaaaactagactCTACCAGCCAGTGGTCAACAGGAAACTAACAGTAAATTCTTCTGCAACCCATACCCAATTTACCCAGTATAGTGAGAGAAGGGgttaagaattttaaaagggGGGGTTAGGGTGACGAAGGCAACACGTTGTTGGGGTGGGGGTGAGACCTTGGCATGTCCAGACAGATTTCTAAccccttccttttcttctaaaacaaaatagaaattaaaacaaaaggaacaaaatcataaaacaaaatagcaaaaatacaaaatattcaaatatttaacgGGAGAATCGAGATAAAATCTCGATTGCGATTTTGCTGCCACGTGAAGGAGTTCtgcatttttcttaaaatatttccgattccattttcacccattcattttctttatccaGGTCGCAAAAAATATCTTCAACTTTCAACCCGAAGTTGCGATTCTTAGCGCAACCAGAATAACGACATTAATAAATAGTTCATACAGTGATAAGTAATAAGCACCTGCTGGATTGTGTAAGACTAAAAAGCAAATAAACctttattaaatttataaattcaTATTTCCTTTTAACAAGAGTTCTGGAATTAGCTTGGGAATTAGGGATTTACAATCTAGGGCAGAAATAAGCCAGTCTgatcaaaagataaaaactttTAGCCATTCTACGCTTGGAGTAAAACTTAtcaatttcaataaaagaaatactttttttaaacgctATCAGGTGACTGATAAATCTGTATAGGGGGGTGTGTAAGAAGTGACAATTGGCCTTAATGTAAGGTGTTTTGAACTTCACTATTTGACGTGTTActtaaacatgaaaacaaGAGTAAAATGATAACATGTCACCTGCCAAAGTAGACGTAATTTGGTTACCTAAAATACTAGAGCATAAAATTGTAACTGTTCAGGAAAATGGCAGTTCGATCTCAAAACAATTCTTAACCTAACCTTTAATGGTTATTTCGCAACCTTGATATCCAAATCCTGCATAAACCTACAATGAAAAGgctaaaatgaaaagaataaaattcaaattcctgtgttaaaaataaaccaacgTAGATACAAAACTATGCAGAGTatataataagaattttaaacgGTAAATATAATCCGGTTATTATAGCTGCAGAAGATAGTCGGTCAGTTCTTCGGCATCCGGTGGGTTGGCATTGAGCAGTTgacacacatttttcaaagtcTCGACTTGGTACATTGTGGCCAATTTACTAAGTTGATGGACGCCGTCAGTCGACTTTAAAGATCCGGTGTAAAGGAAATTCAGGAAGAGCTTCACAGTATCGACATGGAAATCTGCTCcaaatgaaatgattgatTTGCTTGTATTGATGATCTTGTTCAATGATGCATTCAGGACAGGACTTCGAGCGCATAGGATTACTCGGTGGGCTTCCATCACCTTGACAGTTCCGGCAAATATTTCAACATCTGTCAACTTTTTGTTGACTGCTGCCATCCAAAAATCTGTCGACCAAGCGTCGTCCATCATCTCGTAGTCATAGTTACTGATCGTACTGACGACTTTGATGTCAAAGTTAAAGTCAATGAATTCTAACAAGCTGTAGTTAATTGACTCAAACTGGATGGTGAAGTGTTGAAGTAATTCTGCgttgttttttactttgacCGCTTCCAACTTGAACCAAATTTGGTTATTCTTCggaacaaaataaatgtcTTCAAATTTCAAGCCGAATCTTGGATGGTTGGCGCATGTAAAATGAATTCCAGGTTTGTTGATACGGTTTTCACCGAGATAACCAGTGATGTAAGCGAAAaacaattcttctttttgatattccattacacattttggCAGTCCTATTTCGGATGTAGTGAAACTCAAAGTGCATCTAAAAGTGGGCGTGGTTTGATCGACAATTATTTCCGTATCTTTCTCCGGCCTATGAAGACAATGAaacgaattaaaataaaagaaacaaagttaacaaaaaagaaacgaaactttACATAATTTTGGAAGCATAAGGTTCTTCAACTCCGTCATTTAAACTCTCCATGAGCTTTGCCATTTGAGTGGGTTCAATTTTCTTCAGTGCAACTTGGCATAAACCAGACAGAGCCAGCAGCCCGTACTTGTTGGCTAACTTGAGCAATTCTTCATCCGCCAATATTCCCATCGGTTCTCCCGTGTAAACGTAGTACAGAAACTTGGCCACTGTTGAAGGATCCACGCCATCCAACCGGACCTGATGAGGACCGTTTTTTCCCGGTTGTTCTTTCATGAATTTGACTGCAAACACTCGACTGCGGGCAGCAAGAATTGATTTATGAACGGGAAATGTTTTGTCTTTCACAATCACTTCAACGTCAGCCAgatgtttttgatttgttatgGCATTCCAAAATTGCTCCTTGGCAAGGCGATCGCATAGTTTGTAGGAATAGCCATAGGTCGAACAGCAGGGGATGACTCCTTCAAGGACAATTCGAAACGAAAACGAGCAATTTCCAACAATCTTTTTGCCTAGTCGAGTTTTGAATAGTTTCAGACTTCCTCCATCGCCGATATtctccattttcatttgctCCATCGTTACTGGCCATGTTGTGCCACCGTCTTGAATTTGGTACGTTACGTCTTCCACTTTCAGTCCAATTTTGCTGAGATTAATGgccacgaaaaacaaaatggccgaatcGGCGTGGTTCTTCAAACCCACACGGAAAACTTTTTCGCCacgaaataaaatcattttcgacgCCATTGTCATCGGTTCTTCCTCGACGTTTTCCAGAATCCACTCGTACGGCACAATCATCATCGGGGTACCAAATATCTTGGATGTCATGATGACGTATTGCACAAAACTGACGAGAAAATATAGAAAACCGTGTTGTTAATTCTAAtcgaaatttttaagaaaattattcGATCGACTCACCATAAATAAAGAAGTAACTAGAatctcaaaaaaataattgttggaCGTTGAAAAGAACTGCAGACTCGACCAGTCGCTGTTCAACAGGAAactgaaaagtaaattttgaGCAACCGGTTGCTAAGCGAGAGAAGGGGTTAAGAAAATTTAAGGGGGGTTGGGGTGACAAAGGCAACACGTGGTTGGGGTGAGAGTGAGACCTTGGGATGTCCAGACAAATTTCTAACCCATccttttcttctaaaaaaaaatgtaaatgcaattaaagaaaccaaaataataaaactaaagggttacaagtaaaaatatatattacagAAAAAACGCAAATGACTTGCATGAATTTCTGTATTTTAACGACAAAACTGACAAgtattgaaaattcaaaaacacatttaaacgcatttaagaaaaatcaagttAATCAACCAGCGACTATAGATGTAGAAGATAGCCGGCAACATGTTCTGCATCTGGTGGGTTGGCATTAAATACTtgacacacattttttaaagtctCCACTTCGTACATTATGGCCAATTGACTCATCTGCTTACCACTGGCCCCCGTCATTAAAAATCCGGTATAAAGGAAATTAAGAAAGTGCTTCACAGTATCAACATCGAATTCCACTCCAAATGTGACGAttgatttgtttgtgttgATGATCTTGTTCAAAGAAGAATTCAGGACAGGACTCCGAGCGCATAAAATAACTCGATGAGCTTCCATCATTTTAACAGTTCCAACAAAGATTTCGACATCCGTCAACTTTTGATTGGTTGCTGCCAGCCATAAATCCTTCAACCATCCGTCGTCCATCatttcgtaataataattaccgATGGTGCTGGTCATTTTGATATCAAAGTCAACTGTTAGGAAAGGATCGACATAAAAATGCGATGGCGATACTGCTGCTACGTGAAGGAGTTCTGCGTTCTtctgaaaatatttcgattccattttcaacCATTCATTTTCATAATCCGAGTCCCAAATATCGCAATAAATATCCTCCACTTTCAACCCGAAGTTGCGATGATTAACGCATGATAAATTAATCACAGGTTCAATTACAAAGGGGCGATTGCTATCGGTGTGTAACTCTCTTTCCCCAGTGAAATAAGCAATAAAAAGgtcttcattttgatatttcatCACACATGTGGATTTTCCGTTTTCATCTAGTTTCGAATTGCATCGAAAGGTAGGTGTGGTCCGATCAAAGAAtatttccgtttctttctccGGCCTGTGTTTgggaataattaaacaaatataaataaaattcaactAGTCTgggaaaaactaaaagaaaacaaaatattacgTGATTTTGGAAGAAGAGATCTCCTCATCGGCATTgctgtttaaatttttcatggtGTTCGTTATTTGCAAGGCGTCCATTTTCTTCAGAGCAACTTTGCATAGTCCAGACAGAGCTTTAATTTGATAGTAATCAGCTAACTTGAGTAAATCTCCATCTGCCAGTTTTCCATATAGCTCGCCAGTGTAGATGAAGTGAAGAAAATTCTCCATAGTGGAAGGTTCCACGCCATCGATTCGGATCTGATGAGGACCGCCTTTTACCGcctgtttcttttcaaatttgtctGCAAATACGGGACTTCGGGCAGCAAGAATGGCTTTGTGTGCAGGAAATATCTTGTCCTTCACGACAAATTCAACGTCCGCTAGatgtttttgaattattagaGCAGCCCATAATTGATCCTTGGCCAGACGATCGGACAGTTGATAGGAATAGCCGGGATCAGTCCCTACGATGCAAATTCGAAATACAGCCATCCAGTTTCCAAAAACCTTTTCGGTTAGATCAATGGTGAATAACTGCAGACTTCCTTCATCGCCGATAtccttttttgtcatttccgTCATCGTTATTGGGCTACTACCTTGAAATCCGCATTTTACGTCTTCCACTTTCATTCCGATTTTACCGAGATCAATtgccatgaaaaataaaatgggatcTACCGCCGCGTAGTTCTTCACACCCACACAAAATACTTTTTCGCCTCGAaacgaaatcattttcgaTGCGAGTGTTGTCGTTTGTTCGTCGACATTCTCCAGGATCCACTCGTACGGCAAAATCATCATTGCCTCCGATGTCATGATGATGTAATTCACAAATCTGtcgagaaaaatagaaaaccgaATTGTTAATTCTCATTGaagtagtttttaaaattattcgatCGACTCACCATAAATTAAGAAGTAACAAGAATCCTAAACACAGAATTACTGCACGGCTAACAGAGTTACTCGACTTGACCACCTGCTAGGCTGCTGGTAAACACCAAACTAAACTGCAAATTCTTAACCACAGGCTACAGCCAAAAGGCTAAGCGAGAGAACAGGTTGAGAAACTAAAAGGCGGGGAGTTGGGGTGACGAAAGCAACACGTTGTGAGGGTGAGGGGGTGGGAGTGAGAACTTGGCATGTCCAGACAGATTTCTAACCCCCTCCTTTTCGTCTAAAAACAACCTTggaatttaaacgaaaaaaactaaaataataaaacaaaaaaatgcaataaaagcaaaaatacaaatatttaacGTGAAATTCTGTATTTTAAAGACATATGCACAGCTTGTGAGGAATGCTCAATAACATAATCAAGGTTAATGAACCAGCGATCACAATTGTAGAAGATAGTCGGTTAGATTTTCGGCATCCGGTCGGCTGGCATTAAGTAACTGgcacacatttttcaaagtcTCCACTTGGTACATTGTGGCCAATTGACTAAGTTGATGGACGCCGGCACTCGACTCTAAACAGCCGGTGTAaaggaaatttagaaaattatcgACAATCCCGTCCTGAAATTCCGCTCCCAATGTAACGATTGATTTCTCTGTGTTAGTGGTTTTGTTTAAAAGTTCATTGAAGACAGGACTCCGGGCGCATAGAATAATTCGATGAACTTCCATCACCTTCACAGTTCCGATAAAGATTTCGACATCCGTCCACTTTTTCTTGGTTGCTGCCATCCATAAATCCTTCAGCCAATTTTTGTCCATCATCTCGTAGTAATAGTTGCCGATCGTGCTGACCGTTTTGATGTCAAACTCTACTTTAACGGAAAAATCGACACAATAACTCGATTGCGATTTTGCTGTCATGTGAAGGATTTCCGCGTTTTCCTGAAAATATTGCGATTCCATTTTCAACCAATCATTATCTGCATTGAGCTCGCAATAAACATCCTCAACTTTGAACCCGAAGTTGCGATGCTTAGCGCATGATAAATGAATCACGGGGTTATCAACATAAAAGTAATCGTCATCAGTATTTAACAATCTTTCTCCAGTGAGGTACGCACTAAAGATGTTCTCATTCTGAAATCGCATCACACTTTTCGATAGTTCGTTTTCatggtttttaaatttcaaactgCATCGAAAGGTAGGCGTCGTCcgatcaaaaaatatttctgtctcTTTCTCCGGCCTGTGTTTGAGaattattaaacaaataaatataagtttcacaatgaataaattatagttaaaacacaaaatattacATGATTTTGGAAGAAGACATTTGTTCGTCGTTGTCATTTAAACGTTTCAAGATACTCGCTATTTTTAAGGCGTCAATAGTCTTCAGAGCATCAACACACAAATTAGCCAGAGTTGCAAGTTTATAGTGTTCAGCCAACATGAGTAATACTTCATCTTCCAGTGTTCCCATCGGCTCTCCAGTGTagatgaaatgaagaaatttctcggCAGTTGAAGGTTCCACGCCATCGATTCGGATCTGTTGAGGAACGTCTGGTTGAAGCCTCTCGAATTCGGCTGCAAACACTCGACTGCGGGCAGCAAGAATGGCTTTGTGAACGGGAAATGATTTGTCTTTCACGATTAATTCAATGTCCGCCATGTTTTGTTGACTTTTTAGAGCAGCCCATAATTGATCTTTGCCCAGACGATCGCTCAGTTGATAGCAATAGCCGGAATAATCAGTTCCTTCGATGCAAATTCGAAACATAATTTTGCGGTTTCCAACGATCTTTTCGTTAAGTGTAACGGTGAACAGCTGCAGACTTCCTTCATCGTTCGAATCCTCTTGTGCCATTTCCTCCATCTTTGCTGGGCAGAGTCCACTGCCTTGCATTCCAAATTTTACGTCTTCCACTTTCATTCCCATTTTGTTCAGATCAACTGccactaaaaataaaacgggatCCACCGCGTGATTCTTCAAACCCACGCGGAAAACTTTTTGACCACGAaacgaaatcattttcgacGCGATCGTCGTTGGTTCTTGCCCGACATTCTCCAAAATCCATTCGTACGGCACAATCATCATTGCCTTCGACGTCATGATGACGTAATCAACAAAACTGgtgacaaaatgaaaaaccatATTTTTAGttctaattaaataaataattaagtaTAAGATTGACTCACCCAAAATTAAGAGTTAAGTAACAAAATTGCAAGTAGGCTACGGTGAAGTTGAAATAACAGACTCGACTTATTGATGGTCAACTGGAAACTGAGACCAATTTTTCTAGAACCAGACAACCAGCACTCAAGCAGCAGTGCAGCACCAGCAGGCTAAGAGGAGGGGTTAAGGAAAAGGGGGGTTAGGGTGACGAAAGCAACACGTTGTTGGGGTGGGGGTGAGACCTTGGCATGTCCAGACAGATTTCTAACCCCCTCCTTTTCGTCTAAAACaaacttgaaatttaaaataaagaaataacaattatACAACTAAACgaggaaataaatattactaaATATGCAACTGTTTGCCAAAATTTCTGTATTTAAACGACACAGATTACAAATGTTGAATATTACCAAAACACAATTAACAAAACCAGCGATTATAGTTGTAGAAGATAGTCGGTAACATGTTCTGCATCTGGTGGGTTAGCATTAAATACTTGACACACACTTTTTAGAGTCTCCACTTGGTACATTGTGGCCAATTTAATGAGCTGCTTACCACTGGCCCCCGTCATTAAAGAACCGTTGTAAAggaaatttaggaaaatctTGACAATCTCGACATTGAATTCCGGCCCGAATGTAACGATGGATTTACCTGTGTTACTGATCTTGTTCAAAGAAGCATTCAGGATTGGGCTACGAGCGCATAAAATAACTCGGTGAGCTTCCATCACTTTAACAGTCCCGACGAATATTTCGACATCCGTCAACTTTTGGTCTGTTGCGGCAGCCCATAAATCCTTCAACCATCCGTCGTCCATCatttcgtaataataattaccaATCGTGCTGGTCATTTTGATGTCGAAGTCAACTGTTAGGAAAGaatcgacaaaaaaattcgatGGCGATTCTGCTGCCACGTGAAGGAGTTCTAcgtttttctgaaaatgtttAGGTTCCATCTTcaaccaaacatttttatcaACCTCGTCGGAAATGTCGCAATAAACATCTTCAACTTTCAACCCAAAGTTACGTTGCTTTACGCATGATAAATGAATCACAGGTTCTCTTACATAGCGGCGTTCGCCATCCTCAACAAACTCGTATTCTCCAGTGAAGTAGGCAATAAAAATgtcttcattttgatatttcatCACACATGTGGATTTTCCGTTTTCATCTAATTTCGAGTAACATCGAAATGAAGGTGACGTCCCATCataaaatatttccgtttctttctccGGCCTGTGTTTgggaataattaaacaaataaaataagctttataacgaattaaaaaaaagttcttactAGACGTCAACAAAATATTACGTGATTTTAGAAGAAGACGTTTGCTCTTCGGTATTgctgtttaaatttttcatgatGTTTGTTATTTGAAATGCGTTAACTTTTTGCAGAGCCAATTTGCATAAACTAGCCAGAGTTGCAAGTTGATAGTATTCAGCTAACTTGAGtaaatcttcatcttcaaaTGTTCCTTTCGGTTCGCCAGTGTAGATGAAGTAAAGAAAATTCTCCACAGTTGAAGGTTCCAGGTCATCGAACCGGATCTGAAGAGGACCGCCTTTTCCCGGTTGTTTCTTCTCGAATTCGTCTGCAAACACGGGACTGCGGGCAGCAAGAATTGATTTGTGTAcaggaaatgttttgtttttcacgatAAATTCAACGTCCGCcagattttgttgatttttcagAGCAGCCCATAATTGAGACTTAGCAAGACGATCGCT
Coding sequences within it:
- the LOC124205502 gene encoding uncharacterized protein LOC124205502, which encodes MTSEAMMILPYEWILENVDEQTTTLASKMISFRGEKVFCVGVKNYAAVDPILFFMAIDLGKIGMKVEDVKCGFQGSSPITMTEMTKKDIGDEGSLQLFTIDLTEKVFGNWMAVFRICIVGTDPGYSYQLSDRLAKDQLWAALIIQKHLADVEFVVKDKIFPAHKAILAARSPVFADKFEKKQAVKGGPHQIRIDGVEPSTMENFLHFIYTGELYGKLADGDLLKLADYYQIKALSGLCKVALKKMDALQITNTMKNLNSNADEEISSSKITPEKETEIFFDRTTPTFRCNSKLDENGKSTCVMKYQNEDLFIAYFTGERELHTDSNRPFVIEPVINLSCVNHRNFGLKVEDIYCDIWDSDYENEWLKMESKYFQKNAELLHVAAVSPSHFYVDPFLTVDFDIKMTSTIGNYYYEMMDDGWLKDLWLAATNQKLTDVEIFVGTVKMMEAHRVILCARSPVLNSSLNKIINTNKSIVTFGVEFDVDTVKHFLNFLYTGFLMTGASGKQMSQLAIMYEVETLKNVCQVFNANPPDAEHVAGYLLHL
- the LOC124205500 gene encoding uncharacterized protein LOC124205500 codes for the protein MTLDSISTPKVIVPYEWILENVEEQTAITIASKMILFRGERVFRVGLKNHAKSPILFFMAIDLGKIGMKVEEVTYQIQGSSTGPVIIKPMTKENIGDGGSLQLFKTPLDKKIVGNCTFSFRIIIEGVISCYSTYGYSYRLSDRLAKDQLWAALKIQRHLADVEFVVKNKTFPVHKAILAARSRVFADEFEKVQPVKDVPHQIRIDGVEPSTVKKFLHFVYTGEPMGTLADEELLKLANKYGLLALSGLCQVALKKIEAMQMVKVMDILNNGVEAPNSSSKIMPDIDTEIIFDRTTPTFRCALRFTESGIPKCIMEYKKEELFFAYVTGNFGESCISKPGIHFTCAKHRKFGLKVEDIYCQLKNNRLMVKLEAKKSKENAKVLLRFNMWYNSISLTSKFIDFNLDIKTMCTISNYNYEMMDDAWPTDFWMAATNQKLTDVEIIVGTVKVMEAHRVILCARSPVLNASFSKIRYTEKSIVIIEAEFDVEIVKNFLNFLYTGSLKTTDGGHQLGKLAAMYDVETLKNVCQLLNANPPDAEELTDYLLQL
- the LOC124205503 gene encoding uncharacterized protein LOC124205503, producing MTSKAMMIVPYEWILENVGQEPTTIASKMISFRGQKVFRVGLKNHAVDPVLFLVAVDLNKMGMKVEDVKFGMQGSGLCPAKMEEMAQEDSNDEGSLQLFTVTLNEKIVGNRKIMFRICIEGTDYSGYCYQLSDRLGKDQLWAALKSQQNMADIELIVKDKSFPVHKAILAARSRVFAAEFERLQPDVPQQIRIDGVEPSTAEKFLHFIYTGEPMGTLEDEVLLMLAEHYKLATLANLCVDALKTIDALKIASILKRLNDNDEQMSSSKIMPEKETEIFFDRTTPTFRCSLKFKNHENELSKSVMRFQNENIFSAYLTGERLLNTDDDYFYVDNPVIHLSCAKHRNFGFKVEDVYCELNADNDWLKMESQYFQENAEILHMTAKSQSSYCVDFSVKVEFDIKTVSTIGNYYYEMMDKNWLKDLWMAATKKKWTDVEIFIGTVKVMEVHRIILCARSPVFNELLNKTTNTEKSIVTLGAEFQDGIVDNFLNFLYTGCLESSAGVHQLSQLATMYQVETLKNVCQLLNASRPDAENLTDYLLQL
- the LOC124205499 gene encoding uncharacterized protein LOC124205499, producing the protein MTSKIFGTPMMIVPYEWILENVEEEPMTMASKMILFRGEKVFRVGLKNHADSAILFFVAINLSKIGLKVEDVTYQIQDGGTTWPVTMEQMKMENIGDGGSLKLFKTRLGKKIVGNCSFSFRIVLEGVIPCCSTYGYSYKLCDRLAKEQFWNAITNQKHLADVEVIVKDKTFPVHKSILAARSRVFAVKFMKEQPGKNGPHQVRLDGVDPSTVAKFLYYVYTGEPMGILADEELLKLANKYGLLALSGLCQVALKKIEPTQMAKLMESLNDGVEEPYASKIMPEKDTEIIVDQTTPTFRCTLSFTTSEIGLPKCVMEYQKEELFFAYITGYLGENRINKPGIHFTCANHPRFGLKFEDIYFVPKNNQIWFKLEAVKVKNNAELLQHFTIQFESINYSLLEFIDFNFDIKVVSTISNYDYEMMDDAWSTDFWMAAVNKKLTDVEIFAGTVKVMEAHRVILCARSPVLNASLNKIINTSKSIISFGADFHVDTVKLFLNFLYTGSLKSTDGVHQLSKLATMYQVETLKNVCQLLNANPPDAEELTDYLLQL
- the LOC124205504 gene encoding uncharacterized protein LOC124205504 is translated as MTWKAMMIVPYEWILENVEEEPMTIASKMISFRGEKVFRVGLKNYSVDPVLFLVAIDLRKMGMKVKDVKFGLQGSGICPEKMTCIYEEEIGDEGSLQLFTGIDLAEKFLGNFTFSFRICIEGTDSHYSYQLSDRLAKSQLWAALKNQQNLADVEFIVKNKTFPVHKSILAARSPVFADEFEKKQPGKGGPLQIRFDDLEPSTVENFLYFIYTGEPKGTFEDEDLLKLAEYYQLATLASLCKLALQKVNAFQITNIMKNLNSNTEEQTSSSKITPEKETEIFYDGTSPSFRCYSKLDENGKSTCVMKYQNEDIFIAYFTGEYEFVEDGERRYVREPVIHLSCVKQRNFGLKVEDVYCDISDEVDKNVWLKMEPKHFQKNVELLHVAAESPSNFFVDSFLTVDFDIKMTSTIGNYYYEMMDDGWLKDLWAAATDQKLTDVEIFVGTVKVMEAHRVILCARSPILNASLNKISNTGKSIVTFGPEFNVEIVKIFLNFLYNGSLMTGASGKQLIKLATMYQVETLKSVCQVFNANPPDAEHVTDYLLQL